The stretch of DNA GCAGCGGCGGCGGCAGCGGCGGCGGCANNNNNNNNNNNNNNNNNNNNNNNNNNNNNNNNNNNNNNNNNNNNNNNNNNNNNNNNNNNNNNNNNNNNNNNNNNNNNNNNNNNNNNNNNNNNNNNNNNNNNNNNNNNNNNNNNNNNNNNNNNNNNNNNNNNNNNNNNNNNNNNNNNNNNNNNNNNNNNNNNNNNNNNNNNNNNNNNNNNNNNNNNNNNNNNNNNNNNNNNNNNNNNNNNNNNNNNNNNNNNNNNNNNNNNNNNNNNNNNNNNNNNNNNNNNNNNNNNNNNNNNNNNNNCAACAAAGTCGAACACCCCTGCAAAGTCGAATGCTGGCAAAAATGTTGAATATGGTATTGAGGTTTCACAAACTTCACGTGCCACTTGCAAGCCTTGTGGTCAAAAAATTATCAAAGGAGAGGTTGGcttttaatatttctgtttgtaTAGTATTGCAAAGGCTAACTTGTTAGAACATGTATGTATTGTTAATTGGACCTGATGTGTTTTTTTGGGTGTGCAAATGAGGTCATAATCAGAAACATGTTTATTTTGTCTAAGATAGAAAGTTGATTGTTTTGGActtcaatttattttgtttatcatGATTAACTTATGAAAAGTAACATATTCAAATTTAGTAATTTCTTGATGATATTGTAGATTTAAGGGATGAAGCTATAGGGATGCGTGGTTTATACTTTTGTTTCTAACATCTAGCAGTTCATGTTGATATTGAGAATTTTGCAATGGTAGCTAAAATATTTGCTTCTTATATCTTTTACCTTGTGGAATTACTATTCCATCGCATGTTATGCCTTTGAACAAGCCGTGTCACATGGTACTAGAATTGTTATGCTATCTCATTCCATTCTCCATCTTTATATCCATATTGTATGGTCAAATTCCTCTCCAGCTAGCCTATCTCATCATTCAAGTGAAAGCAAGTTTTGTGGAAAAACAACCGAGTTCATAAATTTCCGGAAGTtgtttgttataaattttttggcTATGTTTTATGGATGGTGTCATGGATATGTAGTAATTTTAACATAATTCTCCTAAGCTCTTCGACTCTGAAACAGTGTTGTTAAATATGGCTATGGTGGATTTTTTGACAACCTCCATGGATAATTTGTGAAGGATGGTGACGCCATGGTGGATATGGCGGCTTTATATGGTGGACGTTTGGCTTTCCGACATGTTCCACCATCGATAACACTGCTCTGCAATCATTTATGCTCCGTAACTGTTTTGGGTAGACGATAAAGCTTATCTCATAAGATTTTAGCCATTCTTCTACTTCAGGTCTATATGATGTGATTAATTGTGGATTATGGTGGCCAGCCAAAAATCCGCCATATAAACATGGCTTTGCAGCTTATGGTATGGCAGATATAATTGGTGTTGCATACAATGGCAGCTGGCATAAAATCAGCCATGGCAGAAATTTGATGAGTGGTTGTAATAATGTCTAAAGAAATAACAGCCTTCTGGCTTCTTGTACacattttatgtttattaattaGGTGGGAGATATAATTCGGGGAGGTGCTTATCAGGGACCTCGCATTAGAAATTTTGCACCCAAATAATTTTCCTCCCTCTAAACTATGATATAAAGTCTTTAAAATGTTAAAGAAGTTCAAAAGTATTCTGGAAATGTTCAAATTAACTTCTAATGTCAGCATTTCATTTTTCTATTGCATGGAAGTTACTCAACTTACAATAGCAACAAGTTACTTCATGCTCGTTAAACTTCATTTCTGCAATGTTAATATTGTTAAAATTGATTGCCATGTATTCAGAGATTACTATTTTATTCAGAATTCAGATGCATATCAGAATTCAGAATGTTCCCTAGTCATTAATGGTCATATTGATCCATGCATGTGTTATTGGTTTTGAATCATCTCTCCTCTGTGACTAttcttaatttgatttttaggtTCGCATATCTACTAAGCCTGATGGTCAAGGTCCTAGGGGTTTGGCTTGGCACCATGCCAAGTGTCTCTTGGAACTATCTCCATCAATTGAAGTCGATAGTTTGTCTGGATGGAATAGTCTCTCATCTTCTGATCAATCAGCTCTCAGTGATTTGGTTATGAAGGGCCGTCCTACTAATAAGGGAGGTATGGTGATTGATATGTTTAAGAAAGCCTGGTTTTAGCGCTGTAGATACCTTCTTACCGTTTTCCTCTCAGGTGGTAGTGGTACAAAAGTAGAGGTTGAAGAGGTTAAAGAATCAACAAAACAATCCTCTTCCAAAGGTGGCACAAAACGGGGGAAAGAGGCTGAGGGTGAGCAGAAGTCAAAAGCTGCTAAGGTCAAGGGAGATGTGTCTGTGGGCAGGGTAGCGGCCATGAAAAATGCTGATGACTCGGGGGAGGCATCTGATCTTGAGAAAAGACTGGAGGCCCAGAGCAAAGAACTCTGGGATCTAAAGGATGATCTTAAAAAGCACGTGACAACAGCAGAGTTGCGTGAAATGCTGGAAACCAACGGTCAAGATTCAACTGGATCAGAGCTTGATTTGCGCGATCGCTGGTAATTTAACTACTCATGCTTTTTCTACGCTGATCTTTAAGTAGCTTTGCTTCATCTAGCGCTATATTTTGTAAAGATTAAAGTATTTTATCCATTATGTTACTGTCCCTTTCTTCTAAGATGCCAGTGGTTTTACCAACAATAgattatgtttatttatatgCTGGGTGTCCACTGTTGTGCACAATGACTTGTATGGAGTATTATTTGTAATGGATAACCCATACATCGTAAATAACGATTTATTCATTAAAAGGAATAATTTAAATGCAAGAAATTCTAGCTTCTATATAATTGTCAGGACTCCGGATGAAGTCTCAGATCCATTCTGCTTTCTATGtaatgtgttttgaaaatattatacttCAAGATATGATTTATTTCCCCAACTGTGATAATTACTATTGTGATTTCAGTGCTGATGGAATGATGTTTGGAGGACTTTCTCATTGCTCATTATGTTCTGGTTTTTTGCGTTATTCTGGAGGAATGTACCGGTGCACTGGATTCATTTCTGAGTGGAGTAAATGTTCAAACTCTACCTGTGAACCAAAACGTACTGAAGGGAAGTGGAGAATCCCAAAGGAAACAGATAATCAGTACCTTAAAAAGGTCTGTAAAAAGAAAATAGTcatcataaaacaaaatcaCGTTGTTGTGACTTGTTTTTGCATATTGTTTACAGTGGTTCAAATCTCAAAAAGGGAAGAAACCAATTAGGATAATGCCTCCGCCGTCGTCAAGGACTTCTGCTGAAAGTCAAATTTCTGCAGGCCAGCATCAATCATCGCACAGTGAAAGTTTGGCAGATTTGAAAGTTGCCATCTCTGGATTACCTAAAGATTCCTTTGTATAAATTCGTTACATTTTTTCTTTAGCATCTATATATCTTCGCATCTATAAATTAAAGCCTTAGTCCTCCAAAACCATTTGAGAAATTGTCATTTATAATGTAGCTTTATAGTAGTTAGTATTCATCTTCTATAATGTGCTTTTACAGGAAGACTGGAAACGCAAGATTGATGGTGTGGGTGGAGTGCTTCATGCAAAAGTGAAGAAAGGTATTTGCCGCACAGACCAatttatgaaaattgaaaatataagagATATATGCTTATGACTTTTGTAATCTTTTACTTGAACTGATAACTTACAGATACTAACTGCTTGGTGGTCAGTGGAGCACTTAAGGATGAAGCTGAGATGCGGAAAGCAAGGTATTGGCAAACTCAAATGCTAGTCTCtgatatttcttttttctttgattatttttatcatcACTAACTTGGAAGCATTGTTTCATCTATAGGAGGATGAAAATACCAATAGTCAGAGAGGACTATTTGGTTGACTGtatggaaagaaagaaaaaacttcCATTTGATATGTACAAAGTTGAAATGATTGGTGAGGCTTCTAGTATGGTCACCATCAAAGTGAAGGGGCACAGTGCCGTTCATGATGCTTCTGGCCTACAGGATTCTGGCCACATACTAGAGGAAGGGAAAAGCATATATAATACAACTTTGAATATGTCTGATTTGTCTACTGGTGTTAACAGGTTGGTTCATTCCATTTTAGCTTTCTTTTTCAGCCCttcaacataattttttatattatgaattttgttgATGCTTACTACAAATGTTCATATTTTGGGTCATTGATTGGCTTAACAGGCTAGGTTTGGTTTGGGATTATTTTGACATATGGTTCTGGTTCTTTTCAGCAAGAAAAGTTGCAAAAGTGTGATTGAtggaagtttttattttatttttttataatgttttttaacAGCTACAATGGACTTGTTGCTGTAAAAAATGTCATGCCCTAAAACCTTGTTCACTTTGAATCATTGGCGCTAAATTATAGTGAAGTTCATGATAGCATGTTTTAAGTTCTTTTGACAAGAAATTAAAGAAAGGGAGAAAAATTGAAGAGAGAATTCTGAAAGCTTGAAATTCTGTAACTTTGAATGTTATGCTGGTACTATTGAGAGAGTATGTGAAACTATTTAGAGGGGCATAAATGCCTTCCTAACTAACTGCTGAGTAATGAAATTATGTTATCTGTCACTAGCCAACTAACGGACTAATCTACAGCTATACAAATGACAAGAGAGCACAAATGTAGAAACTATCATCCGCTACAACAAAAACTGCACTATTATTGTAACAACTTGGATTAAGATTACGTTTAAAATTTACTTAGTTGGTGaattctttaatattttgataatggAATCAGAGCAGTAATTATGCAGCCACTGCAGCTATTTACTGTCATGGTGATGAATGGGAGCACTGGGGGTCTGGGGCAGATGGGCCTAATAGCCCATTGAATTCTCTTGCATCACTTTCTTTTTTGAGATTATTGAAAATACACCCCCAGGACAAAACTGGGTCTCTGTCATAATCTTCTAACTTTTGTTTCCCAATTCAAGCTACTACATCCTTCAAATAATTGAAGAAGATAAAGGGTCAGATTGTTATGTGTTTCGAAAATGGGGTCGAGTGGGAAATGAGAAGATTGGAGGATTCAAACTGGAGGAAATGTCAAAATCTGACGCAATAAGAGAATTCAAACGACTATTCTTTGAGAAAACTGGAAACCCTTGGGAGGCATGGGAACAAAAGACTATTCAGAAGCAACCTGGAAGATTCTTCCCCTTGGAAATTGTACTATTTCTAGTCTTTAAATCATTTGTTTGATGAATATCATTTTCACATATCAGATCAATATTCAACTGAAGTTTGAAACATTTGCTTTTCTTATGTAGGATTATGGAGTTAACAAACAAGTctcaaaaaagaataaaaataatgcaGATAGCAAACTACCCCCTCCATTAATAGAATTGATGAAGATTCTCTTTAATGTGGAAACATACAGGTTATAGTCAAATGCCTTGTCAATTTATTAGAATATATGTGTTGCAATACTACATCTTGAGTTTTGTAGAGCTGCCATGATGGAGTTTGAGATCAATATTTGCAATACTAAATCTTGAATTTTGTAGAGCTGCCATGATGGAATTTGAGATCAATATGTCCGAAATGCCACTTGGGAAACTGAGCAAAAGTAATATACAAAAGGGTATGTTGacacaattattattttataactttttacgAGTAAGGTAGTTTCTCATTTTCTTTCATTGGCAGTGTCAAGCAATCCTATATTGTGTATTAAAGTGATGTCTGCTTTCTCATCCCAGGGTTTGAAGCATTAACAGATAttcaaaatctttttaaaattagcAATCCTGATCCATCAGCCAGGGAAAGCTTGCTTATTGATGCCAGTAATCGGTTCTTCACTATGATCCCTTCCATTCATCCACATATTATTAGGGACGAGGATGATTTTAAGTCAAAGGTTTGTAttacctttttatttatatatatcatgtTAGGTTTAGTAATGAATCATTATATTAGATTGATGCTTTAACATTAGTTTTCAGCTTGCAACCATGATTGAACGAAGTACATATTTTTGGCTCGTTGAAGTGTAAAACTCaaatattgaaattatttcatatttgaaTACAACTAATGAAGAATATATACTGGACATGAAAATGattatttgagtttgtttcatTGCAATTTGAAGTgggttatttattaaatttctaAAGGCTGGGACCATTCAAATTGTAGTAGTAATGCAAGACATGAGAATTTTTTTGGCCTTTTCAATGAAATTGGAGTGTAAATAATATGAATATTAATGATGATAAATTATCTAATTCTATATGGACTGTGGTTTTGCAAATGGCTTGATGCATATGAGATTCTGCGTCCCTTTTGTCACAATTTGAATAATGGTCCTGCTTTTTTGGTAGGTGAAAATGTTAGAAGCCCTTCAAGACATTGAAATAGCCTCAAGA from Cicer arietinum cultivar CDC Frontier isolate Library 1 chromosome 3, Cicar.CDCFrontier_v2.0, whole genome shotgun sequence encodes:
- the LOC101510349 gene encoding poly [ADP-ribose] polymerase 1: MSNPQSQKPWKAEYAKSGRSSCRSCKTPIATEKLRLGKMVQSSKFDGLMPMWNHAECILKKPKQIKSVDDVENLESLRWEDQQNIRKYIESSGGGSGGGSGGNTPAKSNAGKNVEYGIEVSQTSRATCKPCGQKIIKGEVRISTKPDGQGPRGLAWHHAKCLLELSPSIEVDSLSGWNSLSSSDQSALSDLVMKGRPTNKGGGSGTKVEVEEVKESTKQSSSKGGTKRGKEAEGEQKSKAAKVKGDVSVGRVAAMKNADDSGEASDLEKRLEAQSKELWDLKDDLKKHVTTAELREMLETNGQDSTGSELDLRDRCADGMMFGGLSHCSLCSGFLRYSGGMYRCTGFISEWSKCSNSTCEPKRTEGKWRIPKETDNQYLKKWFKSQKGKKPIRIMPPPSSRTSAESQISAGQHQSSHSESLADLKVAISGLPKDSFEDWKRKIDGVGGVLHAKVKKDTNCLVVSGALKDEAEMRKARRMKIPIVREDYLVDCMERKKKLPFDMYKVEMIGEASSMVTIKVKGHSAVHDASGLQDSGHILEEGKSIYNTTLNMSDLSTGVNSYYILQIIEEDKGSDCYVFRKWGRVGNEKIGGFKLEEMSKSDAIREFKRLFFEKTGNPWEAWEQKTIQKQPGRFFPLEIDYGVNKQVSKKNKNNADSKLPPPLIELMKILFNVETYRAAMMEFEINMSEMPLGKLSKSNIQKGFEALTDIQNLFKISNPDPSARESLLIDASNRFFTMIPSIHPHIIRDEDDFKSKVKMLEALQDIEIASRLVGFDANNDDSIDDNYKKLHCGISPLPHDSEDFRLVEKYLHTTHAPTHVDWSLELEEVFSLEREGEFDKFAPYRDKLGNRMLLWHGSRLTNFVGILNQGLRIAPPEAPATGYMFGKGIYFADLVSKSAQYCYTDKKNPVGLMLLSEVALGNVYELKKAKYMDKPPEGKHSTKGLGKKMPLESEYVKWRGDVVVPCGKPVSSNVKASELMYNEFIVYNTAQVKLQFLLKVRFHHKK